In a single window of the Jaculus jaculus isolate mJacJac1 chromosome 9, mJacJac1.mat.Y.cur, whole genome shotgun sequence genome:
- the Ggt6 gene encoding glutathione hydrolase 6 isoform X2, with amino-acid sequence MDARTEPVLYHKLQFWEPDMESEGGEEEEEDEEITLGLYPRRSQDAPGNTVGGLPGAWARLLAGLLLLAVSCFLAARQLHSRDSSAGSFRGAVTPPASRHSHRPGVYHHGAIISPSGAMFWGLFYNSSSGNSTALTAGPAQSLAPGLGLPTALPALHLLHAHFGSLPWSHLLVDPAMLAQEGFIVDEPLASALAAQGTKGLCPLLCHVDGTPLSLGARATNPNLAAVLRQAALATNPDLAGDALLSLLTRDLELEGPSAQPMPTLEPALQLPIPQGVLFTTPSPSAGPELLALVEAALHSRAPGSDSCPPFPQTAITPVSSVLATVDSSGSMLLLTSSLNSSFGSRHLSPSTGVLLSNLEARSSPSAWACPLILRGSVDDTEADMLGLVASGTPKVAKTMTRALLSHLAERQTQTLRDPQHQTQQRPKESPSNCGQGTLLQVAAHTEHAHVSSVPSGCCPFQGF; translated from the exons ATGGACGCCCGCACAGAGCCGGTGCTCTATCACAAGCTACAGTTCTGGGAGCCTGACATGGAGTCAgaagggggagaagaggaagaagaagatgaagagaTAACGCTGGGGCTCTATCCCAGAAGATCCCAGGATGCCCCAGG GAACACAGTTGGCGGGCTGCCTGGAGCCTGGGCCCGCCTGCTGGCTGGCCTGCTGCTGTTGGCTGTTAGCTGCTTCCTGGCTGCAAGGCAGCTACATAGCAGGGACAGCTCGGCAGGAAGCTTCAGGGGTGCTGTGACCCCTCCAGCCAGCAGACACTCCCATCGTCCtggcgtgtaccaccatggcgCCATCATCTCCCCCTCAG GTGCCATGTTCTGGGGTCTCTTCTACAATAGCTCCTCAGGAAACTCAACTGCCCTGACTGCAGGCCCAGCCCAAAGCCTGGCCCCTGGTCTGGGGCTGCCCACAGCTCTGCCTGCCCTGCACTTGCTCCACGCACACTTCGGCAGCCTGCCCTGGTCACACCTATTAGTGGATCCTGCCATGCTGGCTCAGGAGGGCTTCATTGTGGATGAACCACTGGCAAGCGCACTGGCAGCCCAGGGCACAAAGGGCCTCTGTCCGCTGCTCTGCCATGTTGATGGGACCCCTCTGAGCCTTGGGGCCCGAGCCACCAACCCCAACCTAGCAGCTGTGCTGCGCCAGGCAGCACTGGCCACCAACCCAGACCTTGCTGGGGATGCCCTACtgagtctgctgaccagagaccTGGAGCTAGAGGGACCCTCAGCTCAGCCTATGCCCACCTTGGAGCCAGCACTGCAGCTTCCCATACCCCAGGGTGTCCTGTTCACTACCCCGAGCCCCTCTGCTGGCCCAGAACTGCTGGCACTGGTGGAGGCAGCTCTGCACTCCAGGGCACCCGGCTCTGACTCCTGCCCTCCATTCCCGCAAACAGCCATAACCCCTGTGAGCAGCGTCCTGGCCACCGTGGACAGCAGTGGCTCTATGCTCCTTCTCACTTCCTCGCTCAACAGCTCCTTTGGTTCTAGACATCTATCCCCAAGCACTGGGGTTCTACTCAGCAACCTGGAGGCCAGGTCTTCCCCTAGCGCCTGGGCCTGCCCGCTCATTCTCCGTGGCAGCGTGGATGACACAGAGGCAGACATGTTGGGGCTGGTAGCTTCGGGGACTCCCAAGGTGGCCAAAACTATGACTCGTGCCTTGCTCAGTCATCTGGCAGAGCGTCAAACCCAGACCCTACGAGATCCCCAGCACCAGACCCAACAAAGACCAAAAGAGAGCCCCAGTAATTGTGGCCAAGGGACCCTACTCCAGGTGGCAGCCCACACAGAACACGCCCATGTCTCCAGTGTCCCCAGTGGCTGCTGTCCCTTCCAAGGGTTTTAG
- the Ggt6 gene encoding glutathione hydrolase 6 isoform X1 codes for MDARTEPVLYHKLQFWEPDMESEGGEEEEEDEEITLGLYPRRSQDAPGNTVGGLPGAWARLLAGLLLLAVSCFLAARQLHSRDSSAGSFRGAVTPPASRHSHRPGVYHHGAIISPSAVCSHLGQKLLVAGGNVVDAGVGTAVCLTVVHPHATGLGAMFWGLFYNSSSGNSTALTAGPAQSLAPGLGLPTALPALHLLHAHFGSLPWSHLLVDPAMLAQEGFIVDEPLASALAAQGTKGLCPLLCHVDGTPLSLGARATNPNLAAVLRQAALATNPDLAGDALLSLLTRDLELEGPSAQPMPTLEPALQLPIPQGVLFTTPSPSAGPELLALVEAALHSRAPGSDSCPPFPQTAITPVSSVLATVDSSGSMLLLTSSLNSSFGSRHLSPSTGVLLSNLEARSSPSAWACPLILRGSVDDTEADMLGLVASGTPKVAKTMTRALLSHLAERQTQTLRDPQHQTQQRPKESPSNCGQGTLLQVAAHTEHAHVSSVPSGCCPFQGF; via the exons ATGGACGCCCGCACAGAGCCGGTGCTCTATCACAAGCTACAGTTCTGGGAGCCTGACATGGAGTCAgaagggggagaagaggaagaagaagatgaagagaTAACGCTGGGGCTCTATCCCAGAAGATCCCAGGATGCCCCAGG GAACACAGTTGGCGGGCTGCCTGGAGCCTGGGCCCGCCTGCTGGCTGGCCTGCTGCTGTTGGCTGTTAGCTGCTTCCTGGCTGCAAGGCAGCTACATAGCAGGGACAGCTCGGCAGGAAGCTTCAGGGGTGCTGTGACCCCTCCAGCCAGCAGACACTCCCATCGTCCtggcgtgtaccaccatggcgCCATCATCTCCCCCTCAG CTGTGTGTTCCCACCTGGGCCAAAAGCTGCTTGTCGCTGGGGGCAATGTCGTGGACGCTGGAGTTGGAACAGCTGTGTGCCTGACAGTGGTACATCCTCATGCAACAGGCTTAG GTGCCATGTTCTGGGGTCTCTTCTACAATAGCTCCTCAGGAAACTCAACTGCCCTGACTGCAGGCCCAGCCCAAAGCCTGGCCCCTGGTCTGGGGCTGCCCACAGCTCTGCCTGCCCTGCACTTGCTCCACGCACACTTCGGCAGCCTGCCCTGGTCACACCTATTAGTGGATCCTGCCATGCTGGCTCAGGAGGGCTTCATTGTGGATGAACCACTGGCAAGCGCACTGGCAGCCCAGGGCACAAAGGGCCTCTGTCCGCTGCTCTGCCATGTTGATGGGACCCCTCTGAGCCTTGGGGCCCGAGCCACCAACCCCAACCTAGCAGCTGTGCTGCGCCAGGCAGCACTGGCCACCAACCCAGACCTTGCTGGGGATGCCCTACtgagtctgctgaccagagaccTGGAGCTAGAGGGACCCTCAGCTCAGCCTATGCCCACCTTGGAGCCAGCACTGCAGCTTCCCATACCCCAGGGTGTCCTGTTCACTACCCCGAGCCCCTCTGCTGGCCCAGAACTGCTGGCACTGGTGGAGGCAGCTCTGCACTCCAGGGCACCCGGCTCTGACTCCTGCCCTCCATTCCCGCAAACAGCCATAACCCCTGTGAGCAGCGTCCTGGCCACCGTGGACAGCAGTGGCTCTATGCTCCTTCTCACTTCCTCGCTCAACAGCTCCTTTGGTTCTAGACATCTATCCCCAAGCACTGGGGTTCTACTCAGCAACCTGGAGGCCAGGTCTTCCCCTAGCGCCTGGGCCTGCCCGCTCATTCTCCGTGGCAGCGTGGATGACACAGAGGCAGACATGTTGGGGCTGGTAGCTTCGGGGACTCCCAAGGTGGCCAAAACTATGACTCGTGCCTTGCTCAGTCATCTGGCAGAGCGTCAAACCCAGACCCTACGAGATCCCCAGCACCAGACCCAACAAAGACCAAAAGAGAGCCCCAGTAATTGTGGCCAAGGGACCCTACTCCAGGTGGCAGCCCACACAGAACACGCCCATGTCTCCAGTGTCCCCAGTGGCTGCTGTCCCTTCCAAGGGTTTTAG
- the Mybbp1a gene encoding myb-binding protein 1A isoform X2: protein MAEMKNLETAEPGSSGGATQADRHGLLEHSREFLDFFWDIAKPEQETRLQATEKLLQYLRTRPEGSEMKYALKRLITGLGVGREAARPCYSLALAQLLQSFEDIPLCSILKQIQEKYELQKVKKAMMRPALFANLFGVLALFQSGRLVKDREALMKSVRLLQILSHHYNHLQGQPMKVLVDILTEVPEAMFEEILPKVLRGDLKVVLGSPKHLELFLLAQRRVPAKLKSLMGAVDLFTEENIPSLVNVLKMAAMLVKKEQKLPELALGLLQLALKENKFPQFWKEVVEQELLKKPSWPTSYLCFRLLGAALPLLSEEQLQLVMRGELIRHFGEHIVVAKPPNQFKFVPEMSVYVSTFLEGCQDDPGRQLAVLVAFSSITNQGLPVMPTFWRVTRFLSPEALRSYVAWLWDMFLQPRLDSLVDFSTANQKKTQDASVNVPERCVFRLRKWIIHRLVSLVDQLHLEKDEDLIEQVARFCLFHAFFKTKKATGQIPETKQHFSFPLDGRTREVIVSTFFSLLQTLNPKFKQTADQSEGAKPWTYRLVKLADMLLNHSRNVVVVTPFTAQQRQAWNQMMDTLKELEARSSEIKATAFQHLLLLVGLHLFKSPAEIYDLLNDIQTCIKKSVEQKPRRSRSRANTSQEPPWVEVMVEILLSLLAQPSHLIRQVARNVFGHICSHLTPRALQLILAVLNPETEEDDNVVVTDDSSEKQPKETEDEGEDSEDSKDSKSEGESEDEEESEEEERDGDVDPGFRQQLMAVLQAGKALGGVDSEDDEEELGDEAMLALDQNLASLFAEQKLRIQARREEKNKLQKEKILRRDFQIRVLDLIEVLVTKQPENPLVLELLEPLLNIIQRSMRSSGTTKQEQDLLHKTARIFMHDVCRARHYCHNVEHCTEALHTQVERLVQQAGRQADSSVALYYFNASLYLLRVLKGNISKSHQQGDNTELEPMDQEAQTANCLDLSFVTLVYSEALSSFLTKRNSPLTVPMFLSLFSRYPVICKNLLPILVQHVAGPSQPRRKVQACLLLQKTLSARELRVCFEDPEWEQLISQVLAKVTQTLRTLGEAQSKSEHQKELSSLELLNTVFKIINHEKLSVDVTTLLGVLQSQQQKLQQSLQQGNHSSGSSRLYDLYWQAMKMLGIQRPKLEKKDDKDVVPSDIQSPVSMKRKKKGFLPETKKRKKRKAEDAVPQQDAMPVATSGDQPPSTGKKRKKMKAQVVAQTQLNGTPATKSPAPDSATQSPSTPAKTPKLQKKKEQLSQVNGATPVSPTQLSGKKQRRKSLAQKGVLSKSPQSALPRKKSRLSLVSRSPSLLQSGTKRKKMARRKEQTP from the exons ATGGCGGAGATGAAGAACCTCGAGACGGCAGAGCCTGGTTCCAGCGGAGGGGCGACTCAAGCCGACCGCCATGGCCTGCTGGAGCACAGCCGCGAGTTCTTGGACTTCTTCTGGGACATCGCGAAGCCAGAGCAGGAGACGCGGCTCCAGGCCACGGAGAAGTTGCTGCAGTACTTGCGCACAAGGCCAGAG GGTTCCGAGATGAAATACGCCTTAAAGCGCCTAAtcactggtcttggggtgggcaGAGAAGCCGCTCGGCCCTGCTACAGTCTGGCTCTGGCACAG CTGCTTCAGTCTTTTGAAGACATCCCCTTGTGCAGCATTCTGAAGCAAATACAAGAAAAATATGAGCTGCAAAAAGTGAAGAAG GCAATGATGAGACCTGCCCTGTTTGCAAACTTGTTTGGAGTGCTAGCCCTCTTTCAGTCAGGCCGTCTGGTGAAG GACCGGGAGGCCCTGATGAAGTCAGTGAGGCTGCTGCAGATCCTGAGCCACCACTACAACCACTTACAGGGGCAGCCCATGAAGGTCCTGGTGGACATTCTCACGGAG GTCCCAGAGGCTATGTTCGAGGAGATCCTGCCAAAGGTCTTGAGGGGTGACTTGAAAGTGGTCCTCGGCTCCCCTAAGCACCTGGAGCTCTTTCTCTTGGCCCAGCGAAGGGTGCCAGCAAAGCTCAAGTCACTGATGGGTGCAGTTGATCTGTTTACAGAGGAGAATATTCCCAG tctGGTGAATGTGCTGAAGATGGCAGCCATGTTGGTGAAAAAGGAGCAAAAGCTGCCTGAGCTGGCTCTGGGCCTGCTACAGCTGGCACTCAAGGAGAATAAGTTTCCACAGTTCTGGAAGGAGGTTGTAGAACAAGAGCTGCTCAAGAAACCGTCTTGGCCAACCAG CTACCTGTGTTTCCGCCTGCTGGGTGCAGCCTTGCCCCTGCTGTCTGAGGAGCAGCTGCAGCTGGTGATGCGGGGAGAGTTGATCCGCCACTTTGGGGAGCACATAGTTGTTGCTAAG CCCCCAAACCAGTTCAAGTTTGTCCCAGAGATGAGTGTGTATGTGAGCACCTTCCTCGAGGGATGCCAGGATGACCCTGGGCGGCAGTTGGCCGTGCTAGTGGCCTTCTCATCCATCACCAATCAAGGTCTTCCTGTCATGCCTACCTTCTGGCGTGTCACACGGTtcctgagtcctgaggccctgagGAGCTATGTGGCTTGGTTGTGGGACATGtttcttcagcccaggctggactccttAGTTGACTTCAGCACTGCTAATCAGAAGAAAACTCAGGATGCCTCAGTCAATGT GCCTGAGCGGTGTGTGTTCCGGCTGCGGAAGTGGATCATCCACCGCCTCGTCAGCCTTGTGGACCAGCTGCACCTGGAGAAGGATGAAGACTTGATCGAGCAGGTGGCCAG GTTTTGCTTGTTCCATgcattctttaaaacaaagaaagccaCAGGCCAGATCCCAGAGACTAAGCAGCACTTCTCCTTCCCTTTGGATGGCCGGACCCGAGAGGTGATCGTCAGTACCTTCTTCAG CCTGTTGCAGACCCTTAACCCAAAGTTCAAACAGACAGCAGACCAGTCCGAAGGTGCGAAGCCTTGGACTTATCGCCTGGTGAAGTTGGCAGATATGCTGTTGAACCACAGCCGCAATGTGGTGGTTGTGACACCCTTCACAGCACAGCAGCGCCAGGCCTGGAACCA AATGATGGATACTCTCAAGGAACTGGAGGCCCGTTCCTCGGAGATCAAGGCCACTGCCTTCCAGCACTTGCTGCTCTTAGTGGGTCTCCATCTCTTCAAG TCTCCTGCAGAAATCTATGACCTCCTTAATGACATCCAGACCTGCATCAAGAAGAGTGTGGAGCAGAAACCTCGCCGTTCCCGTTCCAGGGCCAACA CTTCCCAGGAGCCGCCATGGGTAGAGGTGATGGTGGAGATCCTGTTGTCCCTGCTGGCCCAGCCCAGCCACCTGATACGCCAGGTGGCCCGGAACGTGTTTGGCCACATCTGCTCCCACCTGACCCCACGGGCCCTGCAATTAATCCTGGCT GTGCTTAACCCTGAGACAGAAGAGGATGACAATGTAGTGGTCACTGATGACTCCAGTGAGAAGCAGCCAAAGGAAACAGAG GACGAGGGTGAGGACAGTGAGGACAGTAAAGACTCCAagagtgaaggggaaagtgaggatgaggaggaaagTGAGGAGGAAGAACGTGATGGGGATGTGGACCCAGGCTTCCGCCAGCAGCTGATGGCAGTGCTACAGGCCGGGAAGGCACTG GGTGGTGTGGACAGTGAGGATGATGAGGAGGAGCTGGGGGATGAGGCCATGCTGGCACTAGACCAGAACCTTGCCAGCCTGTTTGCCGAGCAGAAGCTGCGCATCCAGGCCCGGCGAGAAGAAAAGAATAAGCTACAGAAGGAGAAGATCCTCCGGCGGGACTTCCAGATCCGG GTGCTGGACCTCATTGAGGTACTGGTGACCAAGCAGCCTGAGAACCCTCTGGTCCTGGAGCTTCTTGAGCCACTGCTGAACATCATCCAGCGCAGCATGCGTAGCAGCGGGACCACCAAGCAGGAGCAGGATCTCCTGCACAAGACAGCCCGCATCTTCAT GCACGACGTGTGCCGGGCCCGGCACTACTGCCACAACGTGGAGCACTGCACGGAGGCTCTGCATACCCAGGTGGAGAGGCTGGTGCAGCAAGCTGGCCGCCAGGCTGACTCCTCTGTCGCCCTTTACTATTTCaatgcctctctctatctgctgcgCGTCCTCAAAGGCAACATCTCCAAGAGTCACCAACAAGGAGACAACACTGAGCTCGAGCCCATGGACCAAGAG GCCCAGACTGCCAACTGCTTGGACTTGAGTTTTGTGACCCTAGTGTACTCAGAAGCCCTGAGCTCCTTTTTGACCAAGCGCAACAGCCCCCTCACTGTCCCCATGTTCCTCAGCCTCTTCTCCCGATACCCG GTGATCTGTAAGAACCTGCTCCCCATCCTGGTCCAGCATGTGGCTGGCCCATCACAGCCCCGTCGTAAG GTCCAGGCCTGCCTGCTGCTCCAGAAGACACTGTCTGCAAGGGAGTTGAGAGTATGTTTTGAGGACCCTGAGTGGGAACAGCTAATCAGCCAGGTGCTGGCAAAGGTTACCCAG ACCCTACGCACACTGGGTGAGGCACAAAGCAAGTCGGAGCACCAGAAGGAGCTGTCCTCATTAGAGCTCCTCAACACTGTCTTCAAGATAATCAATCATGAG AAGCTCTCCGTAGATGTCACCACTCTCCTGGGCGTGCTACAGAGCCAACAGCAGAAGCTACAGCAGAGCCTGCAGCAGGGGAATCACTCCTCTGGCTCCAGCCGCCTCTATGACCTCTATTGGCAGGCCATGAAGATGCTAGGAATTCA GCGCCCCAAGCTAGAGAAAAAGGATGACAAGGATGTTGTCCCTAGTGACATCCAAAGCCCTGTTAGCATGAAGCGGAAGAAAAAGGGATTCTTGCCAGAGACCAAGAAGCGGAAAAAGCGCAAGGCAGAGGATGCTGTGCCACAGCAGGACGCCATGCCTGTTGCCACCAGTGGAGACCAGCCTCCCAGTACAggcaagaagaggaagaagatgaaggCCCAAGTTGTGGCCCAGACCCAGCTGAATGGAACACCTGCCACTAAGAGTCCAGCTCCAGACAGCGCCACTCAAAGCCCCAGCACCCCTGCCAAGACTCCAAAACTGCAGAAGAAAAAAGAGCAGCTGTCACAGGTGAATGGAGCCACTCCTGTGTCCCCCACACAGCTTTCAGGCAAAAAGCAGCGCCGGAAGTCTCTTGCCCAAAAAGGAGTCTTGAGCAAGTCCCCCCAGTCTGCCCTGCCACGGAAAAAGTCAAGGCTGTCTCTGGTCAGCAGGAGCCCCAGTCTATTGCAGAGTGGGaccaagaggaagaaaatggccagGAGGAAGGAGCAGACTCCCTGA
- the Mybbp1a gene encoding myb-binding protein 1A isoform X1 — protein sequence MAEMKNLETAEPGSSGGATQADRHGLLEHSREFLDFFWDIAKPEQETRLQATEKLLQYLRTRPEGSEMKYALKRLITGLGVGREAARPCYSLALAQLLQSFEDIPLCSILKQIQEKYELQKVKKAMMRPALFANLFGVLALFQSGRLVKDREALMKSVRLLQILSHHYNHLQGQPMKVLVDILTEVPEAMFEEILPKVLRGDLKVVLGSPKHLELFLLAQRRVPAKLKSLMGAVDLFTEENIPSLVNVLKMAAMLVKKEQKLPELALGLLQLALKENKFPQFWKEVVEQELLKKPSWPTSYLCFRLLGAALPLLSEEQLQLVMRGELIRHFGEHIVVAKPPNQFKFVPEMSVYVSTFLEGCQDDPGRQLAVLVAFSSITNQGLPVMPTFWRVTRFLSPEALRSYVAWLWDMFLQPRLDSLVDFSTANQKKTQDASVNVPERCVFRLRKWIIHRLVSLVDQLHLEKDEDLIEQVARFCLFHAFFKTKKATGQIPETKQHFSFPLDGRTREVIVSTFFSLLQTLNPKFKQTADQSEGAKPWTYRLVKLADMLLNHSRNVVVVTPFTAQQRQAWNQMMDTLKELEARSSEIKATAFQHLLLLVGLHLFKSPAEIYDLLNDIQTCIKKSVEQKPRRSRSRANTSQEPPWVEVMVEILLSLLAQPSHLIRQVARNVFGHICSHLTPRALQLILAVLNPETEEDDNVVVTDDSSEKQPKETEDEGEDSEDSKDSKSEGESEDEEESEEEERDGDVDPGFRQQLMAVLQAGKALGGVDSEDDEEELGDEAMLALDQNLASLFAEQKLRIQARREEKNKLQKEKILRRDFQIRVLDLIEVLVTKQPENPLVLELLEPLLNIIQRSMRSSGTTKQEQDLLHKTARIFMHDVCRARHYCHNVEHCTEALHTQVERLVQQAGRQADSSVALYYFNASLYLLRVLKGNISKSHQQGDNTELEPMDQELSHQAQTANCLDLSFVTLVYSEALSSFLTKRNSPLTVPMFLSLFSRYPVICKNLLPILVQHVAGPSQPRRKVQACLLLQKTLSARELRVCFEDPEWEQLISQVLAKVTQTLRTLGEAQSKSEHQKELSSLELLNTVFKIINHEKLSVDVTTLLGVLQSQQQKLQQSLQQGNHSSGSSRLYDLYWQAMKMLGIQRPKLEKKDDKDVVPSDIQSPVSMKRKKKGFLPETKKRKKRKAEDAVPQQDAMPVATSGDQPPSTGKKRKKMKAQVVAQTQLNGTPATKSPAPDSATQSPSTPAKTPKLQKKKEQLSQVNGATPVSPTQLSGKKQRRKSLAQKGVLSKSPQSALPRKKSRLSLVSRSPSLLQSGTKRKKMARRKEQTP from the exons ATGGCGGAGATGAAGAACCTCGAGACGGCAGAGCCTGGTTCCAGCGGAGGGGCGACTCAAGCCGACCGCCATGGCCTGCTGGAGCACAGCCGCGAGTTCTTGGACTTCTTCTGGGACATCGCGAAGCCAGAGCAGGAGACGCGGCTCCAGGCCACGGAGAAGTTGCTGCAGTACTTGCGCACAAGGCCAGAG GGTTCCGAGATGAAATACGCCTTAAAGCGCCTAAtcactggtcttggggtgggcaGAGAAGCCGCTCGGCCCTGCTACAGTCTGGCTCTGGCACAG CTGCTTCAGTCTTTTGAAGACATCCCCTTGTGCAGCATTCTGAAGCAAATACAAGAAAAATATGAGCTGCAAAAAGTGAAGAAG GCAATGATGAGACCTGCCCTGTTTGCAAACTTGTTTGGAGTGCTAGCCCTCTTTCAGTCAGGCCGTCTGGTGAAG GACCGGGAGGCCCTGATGAAGTCAGTGAGGCTGCTGCAGATCCTGAGCCACCACTACAACCACTTACAGGGGCAGCCCATGAAGGTCCTGGTGGACATTCTCACGGAG GTCCCAGAGGCTATGTTCGAGGAGATCCTGCCAAAGGTCTTGAGGGGTGACTTGAAAGTGGTCCTCGGCTCCCCTAAGCACCTGGAGCTCTTTCTCTTGGCCCAGCGAAGGGTGCCAGCAAAGCTCAAGTCACTGATGGGTGCAGTTGATCTGTTTACAGAGGAGAATATTCCCAG tctGGTGAATGTGCTGAAGATGGCAGCCATGTTGGTGAAAAAGGAGCAAAAGCTGCCTGAGCTGGCTCTGGGCCTGCTACAGCTGGCACTCAAGGAGAATAAGTTTCCACAGTTCTGGAAGGAGGTTGTAGAACAAGAGCTGCTCAAGAAACCGTCTTGGCCAACCAG CTACCTGTGTTTCCGCCTGCTGGGTGCAGCCTTGCCCCTGCTGTCTGAGGAGCAGCTGCAGCTGGTGATGCGGGGAGAGTTGATCCGCCACTTTGGGGAGCACATAGTTGTTGCTAAG CCCCCAAACCAGTTCAAGTTTGTCCCAGAGATGAGTGTGTATGTGAGCACCTTCCTCGAGGGATGCCAGGATGACCCTGGGCGGCAGTTGGCCGTGCTAGTGGCCTTCTCATCCATCACCAATCAAGGTCTTCCTGTCATGCCTACCTTCTGGCGTGTCACACGGTtcctgagtcctgaggccctgagGAGCTATGTGGCTTGGTTGTGGGACATGtttcttcagcccaggctggactccttAGTTGACTTCAGCACTGCTAATCAGAAGAAAACTCAGGATGCCTCAGTCAATGT GCCTGAGCGGTGTGTGTTCCGGCTGCGGAAGTGGATCATCCACCGCCTCGTCAGCCTTGTGGACCAGCTGCACCTGGAGAAGGATGAAGACTTGATCGAGCAGGTGGCCAG GTTTTGCTTGTTCCATgcattctttaaaacaaagaaagccaCAGGCCAGATCCCAGAGACTAAGCAGCACTTCTCCTTCCCTTTGGATGGCCGGACCCGAGAGGTGATCGTCAGTACCTTCTTCAG CCTGTTGCAGACCCTTAACCCAAAGTTCAAACAGACAGCAGACCAGTCCGAAGGTGCGAAGCCTTGGACTTATCGCCTGGTGAAGTTGGCAGATATGCTGTTGAACCACAGCCGCAATGTGGTGGTTGTGACACCCTTCACAGCACAGCAGCGCCAGGCCTGGAACCA AATGATGGATACTCTCAAGGAACTGGAGGCCCGTTCCTCGGAGATCAAGGCCACTGCCTTCCAGCACTTGCTGCTCTTAGTGGGTCTCCATCTCTTCAAG TCTCCTGCAGAAATCTATGACCTCCTTAATGACATCCAGACCTGCATCAAGAAGAGTGTGGAGCAGAAACCTCGCCGTTCCCGTTCCAGGGCCAACA CTTCCCAGGAGCCGCCATGGGTAGAGGTGATGGTGGAGATCCTGTTGTCCCTGCTGGCCCAGCCCAGCCACCTGATACGCCAGGTGGCCCGGAACGTGTTTGGCCACATCTGCTCCCACCTGACCCCACGGGCCCTGCAATTAATCCTGGCT GTGCTTAACCCTGAGACAGAAGAGGATGACAATGTAGTGGTCACTGATGACTCCAGTGAGAAGCAGCCAAAGGAAACAGAG GACGAGGGTGAGGACAGTGAGGACAGTAAAGACTCCAagagtgaaggggaaagtgaggatgaggaggaaagTGAGGAGGAAGAACGTGATGGGGATGTGGACCCAGGCTTCCGCCAGCAGCTGATGGCAGTGCTACAGGCCGGGAAGGCACTG GGTGGTGTGGACAGTGAGGATGATGAGGAGGAGCTGGGGGATGAGGCCATGCTGGCACTAGACCAGAACCTTGCCAGCCTGTTTGCCGAGCAGAAGCTGCGCATCCAGGCCCGGCGAGAAGAAAAGAATAAGCTACAGAAGGAGAAGATCCTCCGGCGGGACTTCCAGATCCGG GTGCTGGACCTCATTGAGGTACTGGTGACCAAGCAGCCTGAGAACCCTCTGGTCCTGGAGCTTCTTGAGCCACTGCTGAACATCATCCAGCGCAGCATGCGTAGCAGCGGGACCACCAAGCAGGAGCAGGATCTCCTGCACAAGACAGCCCGCATCTTCAT GCACGACGTGTGCCGGGCCCGGCACTACTGCCACAACGTGGAGCACTGCACGGAGGCTCTGCATACCCAGGTGGAGAGGCTGGTGCAGCAAGCTGGCCGCCAGGCTGACTCCTCTGTCGCCCTTTACTATTTCaatgcctctctctatctgctgcgCGTCCTCAAAGGCAACATCTCCAAGAGTCACCAACAAGGAGACAACACTGAGCTCGAGCCCATGGACCAAGAG CTCTCTCACCAGGCCCAGACTGCCAACTGCTTGGACTTGAGTTTTGTGACCCTAGTGTACTCAGAAGCCCTGAGCTCCTTTTTGACCAAGCGCAACAGCCCCCTCACTGTCCCCATGTTCCTCAGCCTCTTCTCCCGATACCCG GTGATCTGTAAGAACCTGCTCCCCATCCTGGTCCAGCATGTGGCTGGCCCATCACAGCCCCGTCGTAAG GTCCAGGCCTGCCTGCTGCTCCAGAAGACACTGTCTGCAAGGGAGTTGAGAGTATGTTTTGAGGACCCTGAGTGGGAACAGCTAATCAGCCAGGTGCTGGCAAAGGTTACCCAG ACCCTACGCACACTGGGTGAGGCACAAAGCAAGTCGGAGCACCAGAAGGAGCTGTCCTCATTAGAGCTCCTCAACACTGTCTTCAAGATAATCAATCATGAG AAGCTCTCCGTAGATGTCACCACTCTCCTGGGCGTGCTACAGAGCCAACAGCAGAAGCTACAGCAGAGCCTGCAGCAGGGGAATCACTCCTCTGGCTCCAGCCGCCTCTATGACCTCTATTGGCAGGCCATGAAGATGCTAGGAATTCA GCGCCCCAAGCTAGAGAAAAAGGATGACAAGGATGTTGTCCCTAGTGACATCCAAAGCCCTGTTAGCATGAAGCGGAAGAAAAAGGGATTCTTGCCAGAGACCAAGAAGCGGAAAAAGCGCAAGGCAGAGGATGCTGTGCCACAGCAGGACGCCATGCCTGTTGCCACCAGTGGAGACCAGCCTCCCAGTACAggcaagaagaggaagaagatgaaggCCCAAGTTGTGGCCCAGACCCAGCTGAATGGAACACCTGCCACTAAGAGTCCAGCTCCAGACAGCGCCACTCAAAGCCCCAGCACCCCTGCCAAGACTCCAAAACTGCAGAAGAAAAAAGAGCAGCTGTCACAGGTGAATGGAGCCACTCCTGTGTCCCCCACACAGCTTTCAGGCAAAAAGCAGCGCCGGAAGTCTCTTGCCCAAAAAGGAGTCTTGAGCAAGTCCCCCCAGTCTGCCCTGCCACGGAAAAAGTCAAGGCTGTCTCTGGTCAGCAGGAGCCCCAGTCTATTGCAGAGTGGGaccaagaggaagaaaatggccagGAGGAAGGAGCAGACTCCCTGA